Proteins co-encoded in one Candidatus Thiodictyon syntrophicum genomic window:
- a CDS encoding anaerobic ribonucleoside-triphosphate reductase activating protein, protein MGIAQSPQLITAAPVPPTSARRELRVGGLTPLTTVDYPGELAAVVFCQGCPWRCRYCHNGHLLPPRAAELIPWAQVRAFLEARRGLLDAVVFSGGEPTLQPALGAAMTQARALGFKVGLHSSGAYPARIEALLPLLDWVGLDIKALPEHYPAITGVPGSGERAWASLRLLLAAGVPLQVRTTLMPGQDGPAQLATLPERLAALGVREHRIQSCRTGHTLDPTLAAESARVL, encoded by the coding sequence ATGGGAATTGCGCAGTCGCCGCAGTTGATCACCGCTGCGCCGGTGCCGCCGACGAGCGCCCGGCGGGAACTGCGCGTCGGCGGCCTCACGCCCCTGACCACCGTCGACTACCCCGGCGAACTCGCCGCCGTGGTCTTCTGCCAAGGCTGCCCCTGGCGCTGCCGCTATTGCCACAACGGCCACCTGCTGCCCCCGCGCGCAGCGGAGTTGATCCCCTGGGCCCAGGTGCGCGCCTTCCTTGAAGCCCGTCGCGGACTCCTGGACGCGGTGGTCTTCAGCGGCGGTGAGCCGACCCTCCAGCCCGCACTGGGGGCGGCCATGACGCAAGCCCGCGCCCTGGGCTTCAAGGTCGGGCTGCACAGTTCCGGGGCCTATCCGGCGCGCATCGAGGCACTGCTGCCGCTACTCGATTGGGTCGGGCTCGACATCAAGGCCCTGCCGGAGCACTACCCGGCCATCACCGGCGTCCCCGGCTCAGGCGAGCGCGCCTGGGCGAGCCTGCGCCTTCTGCTCGCGGCCGGAGTACCGCTGCAGGTGCGCACCACCCTGATGCCCGGCCAGGATGGCCCCGCCCAACTGGCGACGCTGCCCGAGCGCCTCGCCGCGCTGGGGGTGCGTGAGCACCGCATCCAGTCCTGCCGCACCGGGCATACGCTCGATCCGACCCTCGCCGCCGAGTCGGCGCGGGTTCTGTGA
- the nrdD gene encoding anaerobic ribonucleoside-triphosphate reductase: protein MNELTTASLNPQERTRCEVWTRVMGYHRPVAAFNVGKRAEHGERCYFTENPCGTPLRAPQQAAA, encoded by the coding sequence ATGAATGAACTGACCACCGCCAGCCTGAACCCGCAAGAGCGCACCCGCTGCGAAGTCTGGACCCGGGTCATGGGCTACCACCGCCCGGTCGCCGCCTTCAACGTCGGCAAGCGCGCCGAGCATGGCGAGCGCTGCTACTTCACCGAGAATCCGTGCGGCACCCCGCTGCGCGCGCCCCAACAGGCCGCCGCCTGA